From Mus musculus strain C57BL/6J chromosome 17, GRCm38.p6 C57BL/6J, the proteins below share one genomic window:
- the Sbp gene encoding prostatic spermine-binding protein precursor yields the protein MLLLLTLAFLASPTCRAQNVLGNAAGKYFYVQGEDQGQLKGMRIFLSVFKFIKGFQLQFGSNWTDVYGTRSDNFIDFLLEDGEHVIKVEGSAVICLTSLTFTTNKGRVATFGVRRGRYFSDTGGSDKHLVTVNGMHAPGLCVRGIGFKWGNINANGNDHYNNKEDKADNKDADNKDADNKDDGDEDDDGNDDDDQKDES from the exons ATGCTGCTGTTGCTGACTTTGGCTTTCCTGGCCAGTCCCACATGCAGAGCCCAGA ATGTCCTGGGGAATGCTGCTGGCAAGTATTTCTACGTTCAAGGTGAAGATCAGGGGCAACTCAAGGGCATGCGGATCTTCTTAAGTGTTTTCAAGTTCATCAAGGG CTTCCAGCTGCAGTTTGGCAGTAACTGGACTGATGTCTATGGAACCCGGTCAGATAACTTTATAGACTTCCTTCTGGAGGACGGAGAGCACGTGATAAAGGTAGAGGGCAGTGCAGTGATCTGCCTGACTTCCCTGACCTTCACTACAAACAAGGGGCGTGTGGCCACCTTTGGTGTTAGAAGGGGTCGATACTTCAGTGACACTGGAGGTTCAGACAAGCATCTAGTGACTGTCAATGGAATGCATGCACCGGGCCTCTGCGTCAGAGGGATTGGCTTCAAATGGGGAAATATCAATGCTAATGGCAATGACCATTATAATAACAAGGAAGATAAGGCTGACAACAAAGATGCTGACAACAAAGATGCTGACAACAAAGATGATGGAGATGAGGATGATGATGGAAACGATGATGATGACCAGAAAGATGAAAGCTGA
- the Sbpl gene encoding spermine binding protein like precursor, whose translation MKSWHLPLGPEPSGAMLLLLTLALLASPTCRAQNVLGNAAGKYFYVQGEDQGQLKGMRIFLSVFKFIKGFQLQFGNNWTDVYGSRSDNFIDFLLEDGEHVIKVEGSAVICLTSLTFTTNKGRVATFGVRRGRYFSDTGGSDKHLVTVNGMHAPGLCVTGMGFKWEDNAKDLGSPEPVKEPKDSSDSSNKKEDEGRGKDDDDNDEDEDDNDEDENNYGNDDDDDDNDDQKDES comes from the exons ATGAAGTCTTGGCACCTCCCTCTGGGTCCTGAACCCTCAGGAGCCATGCTGCTGTTGCTGACTTTGGCTCTCCTGGCCAGTCCCACCTGCAGAGCCCAGA ATGTCCTGGGGAATGCTGCTGGCAAGTATTTCTACGTTCAAGGTGAAGATCAGGGGCAACTCAAGGGCATGCGGATCTTCTTAAGTGTTTTCAAGTTCATCAAGGG CTTCCAGCTGCAGTTTGGCAATAACTGGACTGATGTCTATGGATCCCGGTCAGATAACTTTATAGACTTCCTTCTGGAGGACGGAGAGCACGTGATAAAGGTAGAGGGCAGTGCAGTGATCTGCCTGACTTCCCTGACCTTCACTACAAACAAGGGGCGTGTGGCCACCTTTGGTGTTAGAAGGGGTCGCTACTTCAGTGACACTGGAGGTTCAGACAAGCATCTAGTGACTGTCAATGGAATGCATGCACCGGGCCTCTGCGTCACAGGGATGGGCTTCAAATGGGAAGATAATGCAAAGGACTTGGGGTCCCCAGAGCCTGTGAAAGAGCCAAAGGACAGCTCTGACAGTTCcaacaagaaggaagatgaaggcagaggcaaggatgatgatgacaatgatgaagaTGAGGATGACAATGATGAAGATGAGAATAATTATGGCaacgatgatgatgacgatgataatGATGACCAGAAAGATGAAAGCTGA